From Actinosynnema mirum DSM 43827, a single genomic window includes:
- a CDS encoding helix-turn-helix transcriptional regulator, whose translation MNELWDIEQVAAYLRVPVNTIYQWRTRNYGPPGKRIVKHVRFDPDQVRAWFDSLPSGAA comes from the coding sequence ATGAACGAGCTGTGGGACATCGAGCAGGTCGCCGCGTACCTCCGTGTACCGGTGAACACGATCTACCAGTGGCGCACCCGCAACTACGGTCCGCCCGGCAAGCGCATCGTAAAGCACGTTCGGTTCGACCCGGACCAGGTCCGCGCCTGGTTCGACTCGCTCCCCAGCGGGGCTGCCTGA
- a CDS encoding site-specific integrase, with the protein MARPRLPVGTHGEIRCYRLPNGRYRAITNYRDYDGVLRPVERVGGTETNAKNNLRAALRDRARAVVGEEVTDRAKVAAVADMWLRELDESGKATRTKRTYRESWTRDLAEPVGELTVREFTVATAERILRAVRDGAGLGSAKHAKVVLTGVLGLAVRYDAIESNPLREVGELGKSKKAKPVAKRLTEITWAQYVSLRAVLVAADAGERADLVDLVDVLAATGARIGELLALGWARVDTGAGTFKLEGAVIREKGIGLLVQPHTKSAAGMRTIEVPSWAVEIVAKRQAEADSEWVFPTALGGLRDPDNTRKSLRRVLAGTEWEGLHPHAFRHLVATRLDEAGLTARQIADYLGHAQVSMTQDVHMNRKVVGGAAAAALEGLDPTK; encoded by the coding sequence ATGGCGCGCCCTCGGCTGCCGGTGGGCACTCACGGCGAGATCAGGTGCTACCGCCTGCCCAACGGCAGGTACCGGGCCATCACGAACTACCGCGACTACGACGGGGTGTTGCGCCCGGTGGAGCGGGTGGGAGGCACGGAGACGAACGCCAAGAACAACCTCCGAGCCGCCCTCCGGGACCGGGCCCGCGCCGTGGTGGGGGAGGAGGTCACCGACCGGGCCAAGGTGGCTGCGGTCGCGGACATGTGGCTGCGGGAGCTGGACGAGTCCGGGAAGGCGACGCGGACCAAGCGCACCTACCGGGAGTCCTGGACGCGGGACCTGGCCGAACCGGTCGGGGAGCTGACCGTCCGAGAGTTCACCGTGGCCACCGCAGAGCGAATTCTCAGGGCCGTGCGGGACGGAGCGGGGTTGGGCAGTGCCAAGCACGCCAAGGTGGTCCTGACCGGGGTCTTGGGGCTCGCGGTGCGTTACGACGCGATCGAGTCCAACCCGCTGCGCGAAGTGGGGGAGCTGGGCAAGAGCAAGAAGGCCAAGCCCGTCGCCAAGAGGCTCACCGAGATCACCTGGGCCCAGTACGTGAGCCTGCGGGCGGTGCTGGTGGCGGCCGACGCGGGGGAGCGGGCCGACCTCGTGGACCTGGTCGACGTCCTCGCGGCGACCGGTGCCCGGATCGGCGAGCTGCTGGCCCTGGGCTGGGCGCGGGTGGACACCGGCGCGGGGACCTTCAAGCTGGAAGGCGCCGTGATCCGGGAGAAGGGGATTGGCCTGCTGGTCCAGCCGCACACCAAGTCGGCGGCGGGCATGAGGACGATCGAGGTGCCCTCGTGGGCGGTTGAGATCGTGGCCAAGCGGCAGGCTGAGGCGGACAGCGAGTGGGTGTTCCCCACCGCCCTGGGTGGACTTCGGGACCCGGACAACACCCGCAAGAGCCTGCGGCGGGTACTGGCGGGCACCGAGTGGGAAGGGCTGCACCCGCACGCCTTCAGGCACCTGGTCGCGACCCGGTTGGATGAGGCGGGGCTGACGGCCCGGCAGATCGCCGACTACCTCGGGCACGCGCAGGTCAGCATGACCCAGGACGTGCACATGAACCGCAAGGTGGTCGGCGGGGCGGCTGCCGCAGCCCTGGAAGGTCTGGACCCCACGAAGTGA
- a CDS encoding replication initiator yields MVLTLHDRITDRVQRPDYQHWRSQVTATRGCAAPIRLSGAWQLHDRHTNTVLAHLGGEVMVPCGNRRASVCQACSDRYAADAFHLLRAGLAGGTKDVPTSVADKPRVFATLTAPSFGAVHNRPTTRSGKARPCTGCGQFHHPDDPRIGGPVGEYDYVGAVLWQAHAGTLWHRFTIALRRHLAHAVGLTAREFGDHARLSYAKVAEYQRRGLVHFHAVIRLDGPEGATDPAPPWATTDLLDEAIRGATRAVTITTCHPDGLVLELQWGRQVDVRAIRSDQADSAALAGYVAKYATKGTGARDTPDRPIRSQLDIDHLPVSAHHRRMVQTAWDLGDLDHYADLNLRKWAHMLGFRGHFLTKSQHYSTTFKRIRDDRRAYRATEALTCLDLTAADVVVVNHWTYTGSGHANDAERELAAAIAERLRAQRKREHTEEEPA; encoded by the coding sequence ATGGTCCTGACCTTGCACGACCGCATCACCGACCGCGTCCAACGCCCCGACTACCAGCACTGGCGCTCCCAGGTCACCGCCACGCGCGGCTGCGCCGCCCCGATCCGCCTGTCCGGGGCCTGGCAGCTGCACGACCGCCACACCAACACCGTCCTGGCCCACCTGGGAGGGGAGGTGATGGTGCCCTGCGGCAACCGCCGCGCCTCGGTCTGCCAAGCCTGCTCCGACCGCTACGCCGCCGACGCCTTCCACCTCCTGCGCGCCGGACTCGCAGGCGGCACCAAGGACGTCCCCACCAGCGTCGCGGACAAGCCCCGCGTGTTCGCCACCCTGACCGCACCGTCCTTCGGCGCGGTCCACAACCGCCCCACCACCCGCTCCGGCAAGGCCCGCCCGTGCACCGGCTGCGGCCAGTTCCACCACCCCGACGATCCGCGCATCGGCGGCCCGGTCGGCGAGTACGACTACGTCGGCGCGGTGCTGTGGCAGGCCCACGCCGGGACCCTGTGGCACCGCTTCACCATCGCCCTGCGCCGCCACCTCGCCCACGCGGTCGGCCTGACCGCGCGCGAGTTCGGCGACCACGCCCGCCTCTCCTACGCCAAGGTCGCCGAGTACCAGCGACGCGGCCTGGTCCACTTCCACGCCGTCATCCGCCTCGACGGCCCCGAAGGCGCCACCGACCCCGCACCCCCGTGGGCCACCACGGACCTCCTGGACGAGGCGATCCGGGGCGCGACCCGCGCGGTCACCATCACCACCTGCCACCCCGACGGCCTCGTCCTCGAACTCCAGTGGGGCCGTCAGGTCGACGTCCGAGCCATCCGCAGCGACCAGGCCGACTCGGCCGCGCTGGCCGGCTACGTGGCCAAGTACGCCACCAAGGGCACCGGCGCCCGCGACACCCCTGACCGGCCCATCCGCTCGCAACTGGACATCGACCACCTCCCGGTCTCCGCGCACCACCGGCGGATGGTGCAGACCGCCTGGGACCTGGGCGACCTCGACCACTACGCCGATCTCAACCTGCGCAAGTGGGCCCACATGCTCGGCTTCCGAGGCCACTTCCTGACCAAGTCCCAGCACTACTCCACCACCTTCAAGCGCATCCGCGACGACCGCCGCGCCTACCGCGCCACCGAAGCCCTCACCTGCCTCGACCTCACCGCCGCCGACGTCGTGGTGGTCAACCACTGGACCTACACCGGCTCCGGCCACGCCAACGACGCCGAACGCGAACTGGCCGCAGCCATCGCCGAACGACTCCGCGCCCAACGCAAGCGCGAACACACCGAGGAGGAGCCAGCATGA
- a CDS encoding GntR family transcriptional regulator translates to MDQATPNAHPYQQVAGDLAAKITGGALAPGERLPSVRALAEEYGTTNATIQRTLALLAEQGLVDRVPNVGLFVRDPQSPTARTATVEDVMRALTEVQEALADLGQRVARLEEVADVPTGQPAHRSG, encoded by the coding sequence ATGGATCAGGCAACGCCCAACGCGCACCCGTACCAGCAGGTGGCGGGGGACTTGGCCGCCAAGATCACCGGCGGCGCCCTGGCACCGGGAGAACGGTTGCCCAGCGTGCGCGCCCTGGCCGAGGAGTACGGCACCACCAACGCGACGATCCAGCGGACGCTTGCCCTGCTGGCCGAGCAGGGCTTGGTGGACCGCGTCCCCAACGTCGGCCTCTTCGTGCGGGACCCGCAGTCACCAACGGCCCGGACCGCCACGGTGGAGGACGTCATGCGCGCCCTGACCGAGGTTCAGGAGGCTCTGGCCGACCTGGGTCAGCGGGTCGCCCGTCTCGAGGAGGTCGCCGACGTTCCAACCGGTCAACCCGCTCACCGATCCGGTTGA
- a CDS encoding FtsK/SpoIIIE domain-containing protein: MSEQLPSRRGVGWEWRAVRWLVRHPGALATPGGLAALLLELGPQVTGGVLGGLTAGALGWYRGHPDSFDTWAAPVGRAWRRRWAGAYLGPRWARLMGSCGLTKVHHRTGEVLVPRVLRVRSWSPSIDTVRVRLAPGQALRAFAAVLPELAATLKADRVAVEQGRPGEVVLIVQRGEPFTHVIPAPAMPETCEAVHLKALCLGETELGGLWREPLLGTHHITAGATGSGKNSVVMAKMRAVAPLFRDGLVRPWVCDPKRFEFVALKPILDNRYADNPDDCAELITRFVENMERKQKRLQRNRKRGVPVSREHPLDWLIVDEVGFLMAYSSERTHEIVNACAVISSMGRATNDVLDVYVQEPSKDVVPIRDLLPHRLCLRVTSERHPDMVLGDGARARGAIADEIAEDASTAGIGYRVDPRSRTPRRVRAAYTTDADVAELVAFVKAGPSGAVGGSALRTAA; the protein is encoded by the coding sequence ATGTCTGAACAACTGCCGTCCCGACGCGGTGTCGGGTGGGAGTGGCGGGCGGTGCGCTGGCTGGTCCGCCACCCCGGCGCGCTCGCCACCCCCGGTGGTCTGGCCGCGTTGCTGCTGGAGTTGGGTCCCCAGGTCACCGGGGGAGTGCTCGGCGGGCTCACCGCCGGGGCGTTGGGTTGGTACCGGGGGCACCCGGACAGCTTCGACACGTGGGCGGCCCCGGTCGGGCGGGCTTGGCGGCGCAGGTGGGCCGGTGCCTACCTCGGCCCCCGCTGGGCCCGGCTGATGGGCTCGTGCGGGTTGACCAAGGTCCACCACCGCACCGGGGAGGTCCTGGTGCCGCGCGTGCTGCGGGTGCGCTCCTGGTCGCCCTCGATCGACACCGTCCGGGTCCGCCTGGCACCCGGTCAGGCGCTGCGGGCGTTCGCGGCGGTCCTGCCGGAGCTGGCGGCCACGCTCAAGGCCGACCGCGTCGCCGTCGAACAGGGACGGCCCGGTGAGGTCGTGTTGATCGTGCAGCGCGGCGAGCCGTTCACCCACGTCATCCCCGCCCCGGCCATGCCGGAGACGTGTGAGGCGGTGCACCTCAAGGCGCTGTGCCTGGGGGAGACCGAGCTGGGCGGGCTGTGGCGGGAGCCGCTGTTGGGCACCCACCACATCACCGCCGGTGCCACAGGGTCGGGCAAGAACTCGGTGGTCATGGCCAAGATGCGCGCCGTCGCTCCACTGTTCCGGGACGGGCTCGTCAGGCCGTGGGTGTGCGACCCGAAACGGTTCGAGTTCGTCGCCCTCAAGCCGATCCTGGACAACCGCTACGCGGACAACCCGGACGACTGCGCCGAGCTGATCACCCGGTTCGTGGAGAACATGGAACGCAAGCAGAAACGCTTGCAGCGCAACAGGAAGCGCGGCGTCCCGGTGTCACGGGAACACCCGCTGGACTGGCTGATCGTGGACGAAGTCGGGTTCCTGATGGCCTACAGCTCCGAGCGCACGCACGAGATCGTCAACGCCTGCGCGGTGATCTCCAGCATGGGCCGCGCCACCAACGACGTGCTCGACGTCTACGTGCAGGAACCGTCCAAGGACGTCGTCCCGATCCGGGACCTGCTCCCGCACCGCCTGTGCCTGCGCGTGACCTCCGAGCGGCACCCGGACATGGTCCTCGGGGACGGCGCTCGTGCCCGTGGGGCGATCGCGGACGAGATCGCCGAGGACGCCTCCACCGCCGGGATCGGCTACCGGGTCGACCCGCGCTCGCGCACCCCGCGCCGGGTCCGCGCTGCCTACACCACCGATGCCGACGTCGCCGAGCTGGTGGCCTTCGTCAAGGCCGGTCCTTCCGGTGCGGTGGGTGGCTCGGCGTTGCGTACCGCCGCTTGA
- a CDS encoding WhiB family transcriptional regulator, with product MSEYTMHFSAERVAGALTTPPPGYYAHRVLMTLLFGPTGQPPAWRQQAACAGQDTEAFFAISPTKEARELCANCPVAETCREDQMNWEEPVRLRRLHAGGMYGGLTNSDRRALRAKRRRGEVA from the coding sequence GTGTCCGAGTACACCATGCACTTCAGCGCCGAACGGGTCGCCGGGGCGCTCACCACGCCCCCGCCCGGCTACTACGCCCACCGCGTCCTGATGACCCTGCTGTTCGGGCCCACCGGGCAACCGCCCGCTTGGCGGCAACAGGCCGCCTGCGCAGGCCAGGACACCGAAGCCTTCTTCGCCATATCCCCCACAAAGGAGGCGCGGGAGCTGTGCGCGAACTGCCCCGTCGCCGAGACGTGCCGGGAAGACCAGATGAACTGGGAGGAACCCGTGAGGCTGCGTCGCCTGCACGCGGGAGGGATGTACGGCGGCCTGACCAACAGCGACCGCCGCGCCCTACGGGCCAAGCGCCGACGCGGTGAAGTCGCATGA